GATGTTATTTTTCTCTTATTTATTCTTATCATTGCTTTCACTCGCTTCAAGTCTCTTTAATCAATGCTCGTGTTCAGTGAGCTTATCAAAGAGATTTGACATGTTTAAAGTCTTTAGATCATGAGATTACTTAATAACAATGATTTTTGTATGCCACTCCCAACATATAGACTTTAAAATCTTATTAGAACAATCTTGATTAGAAGTAATTTTTCTTAAATTCTCAAGTTTATTGATTATATGCGAAAATCTCATCTGCAAAGAGGCCACAATTTCACTAGGTTCCATGTAGAAGAGTTCCTATTCTCCCATTAAAGTATTGATCTTAGATTAATTGACGTCATTAGTTACCTCATAGAGAACTCGAAAAGTGTTTCACATTGCGTTATCTGTCATACAAtgtgatataaaaaaaatacagtcATACTCAATGATGAGATGAGTATATTTTTATCCTTTAGATCATAAGATGCCTTTTTAATCTCATCATCATTCCAATCCTTAGGTGGTTTTACAATTGATATACCATCAACGACATTTTGATCTCACTTAATCTTGATTGAGAGTTTTCTCATCaagttataaaagaaaataaaaggaaaaactaTTTATATGTGCACCcgtaaaaataaactaaatgaaTCTATTCAAGGTTGGAAtgaattaattcaaaatatgGAAAAGTTGTAAAAATTATTTGAGTAAAAAAAATGAATCAAGTATTTGCTCATTTTGAAATGATTCAGGATGGCCATGACTTGAGTCATTTATGTCTCTGGATTGAGTCTGGAAGGAGAATAACTTAAGTCTTACAAACAGAGCCAAAAACACACTTAGAGACAACTTAATGAATCAATTTACACTGCAAATAACCCAAGTTGGACGTGCAAAACTTGAACGAATCAATGTGAGGGTAATTTCACACATAAGTAATATGCGAAACACCATAATGTATGAATATATTCTCTTAAGTGAACTGTAGAACACAATAAGGTACGATACACTTAAGTGGGGTTTTCAGCTTATAGCCCACACAAGTGAATCTATGAATATAacctgtaacgccccagactgctttcgggatgattgactgaccccacaaaccaacacgagtctttttagcatgctttgacctcactcacacgctttccgagaaacttcccaaaaggtcacccatcccataattgctccaagtcaagcacacttaactatggagtttttatgaaacgggctaccgaaaagaagatgcatcttgttggtataggtactACCCATAAATCTTTATAAGCTTTCATTCAACCATGCAGTACCATATCTGCACGGCCTCATAATCCTCTCGTTCTGATGTGGCGGCCACTCTTTGCCATAttcggcctcgagtgttacatgcggCGCAACCACCCTTCGCCTTCTTGGGCCTCAGATGTTATATAATCCTTGTGCAAAAGCTTTTACACTTGATAAAATCTGGTTTGGAACCCTAGTCGCacacgcgcacacacacacacacacactctctctctctctctctctctctctctctctctctctctctctctctccaaagATCTTCATTCGTATTATCTAGCACTGAGATTGAAAATACTCTATTTATATGGATTGAGTATAGCTCTTATTCTTTGTTCAACGCTTATAATTGTTCATCCAATTTTACATCAAAGAtgttcactacgccaaatttggcttttagcagcacccctacgaaagcgcttttaggaaaagcgctggcataggcttcgctaaagacaaaattaaaaaacacgctaaaaaagcgctctaatagtgggggggtatgaaagcgcttttaagaagcgctctggtagggggggttatgagagcgcttttcaaaagcgctctggtaggtggggggtacgaaagcgctttacaaaagcgctctggtaggtggggggaacgtggggggaacgaaagcgcttttcaaaagcgctctggtaggggtgtttaatgagagcgctttttgtcaaaagcgctggtatagaccaggctatgagagcgctttccagaagcgctttagtagccttattactaaaatttgatattacgcgttcagaatccctaattcatctttttTCTCCCATTGACGCTAACTTGCCCAGAAAACCCAgaaaacccattttgtctccCCCATCTTTTTTCTTCCACTTCGTCTCCCCCACTTTGTCTCCCACAACTCAAAGTTCTTCACCGCCGCCGCCGCCGTGTAGCATCTCGCCTCCACCGCCGccgtcatcttcatcttcatgtaTGTCACCttgttttcttttgctttatttttaattgtttttgttcgACTGGCTATGTTTCTTAATAGGTTATAATCCATGAACACAATTTCTTGTTGCTTTGTTGTTGGGTACTGAATGTGTTGTGCTGAAGAACACAATTTTTCAAGAATGGAACACATTAGTGCCATTATTTTAGCTAAAAACAgaactttgatatttttatatctaaattgcaaacacatttgtcaagaatagaacacattagtgccattttcgtttttaattataatgggTTGTTTGAAATGAAAGCATGAAATGAAAGCTATAGTATATGATATGAAATGAAAGCTATAGTATATTATGAAAGCATGAACTACTTGCTGCATAATTTCTTCTTTGTCATATCATTGagttatttgaattgtaatgGGTAGTTCAATTGAGGGTTAATAACTTGTCTACACCAAATGATTATTAAGAGAAACTACGTTCACTttaatgttttatggttttacttgattctaaaatatgagtgaggattctttcatttcttaaaaGGAGTAGAGTTTTGAAAAATGGAGACCTTTGTTACTAAAGTTTGTTTAATTGTATAAATGCatatatatttgaaagtgataatatgtattttgtctaatTTGATTTCTTATAATCTCAAAGCATTACTAATtcgatatttatttcatttcatattaaaagtaatgtatgaaaataaattaagattCTATTTTAAAAAGACCGTTAGTTATCACTTAATCCTACTGGTGGTTATGTTGTAAGTTAGTTATAAAGTTAGACTGTTAGTTGAGGTTAATTGTTAGGACTAATGAACTAGCCTCTCATTTACGAACCAACGTATGTTGAACAAGCCGTGGTACACATGTATGCATCTgttctttctcttgtttgtagttactagctaattgataattgatttcatatcattttaaataattgagttctagattgggtttattttgatatttgttagtagtggtgtatttaaccgcatggtgtgtgtgtttaattttacagttactttgaagtctctggtttctacttgtacaacgctgattcaaacctacccatctcccacatcaagtctaactcctgtatttggttgcaagtgggttgaaaataatagtggcgtacgaatggataagtcaggatttttgcaagtggatctcaatagggtagggtacaaagatgagcctttcattctagcctctcaagctaaacaagtgttctatgtcaatgatccgacaagtacgaaatggtctatagtgcttttatctaacaaaatagttgatgaaaaaattgaagatcaaggtgatattggtgttggcattgaatcttgtacaagaaacgatcaaaatgagaatgaatcttgtattagaaatgatcataatgagggtatttggatcaatccaaccgtccgcattgttaagagacgcgtagtacacaaacctaccaagaaaagaaagagacgttagtgataaaggtaatagtatacatagtcggactaatttgttttattcaatttggtgcatattctcgttttgtacataacttttgaaccatgtatccgcttgttgacttctttacatgtaactatactattttgacgattccggagctgctcatgcacttatctttacatttcgggactatttttttatcggttttgcttctgcccgtaatcaaaagtcgggcttagggtctgaatttcggaaaaccgactttgtttttgagtccgtggcgacgttttaccatagccatgtaaatttcgttcaattccgataactttcttttttacgcttattttgatttgtaccgatttcgtttccgatttacttgtacatgcatggtttgacttccatttgacttgtatagattgttagcttattaatagtgtactaatgtgctttagtttgtttgatacaggttcaatggcttcagatagagatgctccacctgaaaacccacctgaaaacttacaagaaaactcacaagaaagagttgcttcggatacaaatgctccacctgatactgaagcaaaagaggttgcacgaggcatcactattatgaggagtatcatacgacatagagaccaaggattagtataccgattggaatggaattctgataaacaaccaattggtcctaattctgcaaagttgacaagttatattggtacacttgtccgtatgcatattccggtctccatagctacctggaaatcgaaaacgaaaaatttagaattggaggagaaaaaacaagcgatttgggaagagcttcaggtatatatcatatatggttaattgttgttattatcttgacgataaattgtttaaattatttatactaacacactatgcgtacgtttttttgcagaggacttttgagataccagatgaacgtaaaagctacatacttagtttggccggcaagagatatagagggtggaaaagttttttgacaaacacctatcttaaggataaagatggaaaatttcttgaaaatgcaccgggacggccaacaaagtatgcgaccttcattgatgaagcagattgggctgagtttgtaaagcaaagagatgaagcttttcagaaaaagagtgccacgaatagggagagagcatccaaacccgcgtatccatacaaaaaagggcgtttgggatatgcacgcttagaggataaaattgtaagtaaatagaaattcgatttaattaattgtctacatgtgcatgttttaattgacgattttatcgtttgtgtcaatgcatagttggaggagactaaaagtgaggaagcttcacttcctgtacatgtgttgtggaaggaagctcgtgtgggcaagaatcacgctgtcgatcccgatgttcagagagtttatactgaatgtgtaagtataatactatgtctttaattaaatcaaatgttttttaatatacaaatgactttttatctccactaataattatttaaatgtaaatgaattacaggagaccttgtcgcaatcggcatccaccggtgaggagagcgtacttagtagagtactagatgctcccgagtatcccggtcgggtgaggggtaagggtcatggtgtgactccaacctctttttacaagagtcctaggagaagaaatccttcaaatgaagaagtgttgcaaaagttggcggaattgcaagcacaagtctctgaattgcaaagagataaagaggcgtatatgagagaaaaatgcaacacttcatcggtgaaagaaactagtgataaggctagtatcaactatcaaaggaaatttcccgaggtaattataattttttttccttttaaattgttctattttattaatgataatgactttatatttactattggtttagggcatttcatcttgccaactatacttatcggaaccgaattatcgactagttggcaagggaaaagtgcacaacacttcgggagatttacttcaccacagaccgctcccggatggacacctgaaagtatcggtggatgttgtattagatcgtgatgcgattctaccggtacctgacatggtctcagagacgacattgctgcgagatgcaataggatcgtttgttgcatggccctcggagctcattaccattagtgatgaggtaaattgaaaacgattatgaatcatttagttttcgaatgtcaattctaaaccgtttattaattatgttttacattttatttttagactgctcctataaaacccgcaattaagggtaaagggattttacaggaggaggagtctgttgcatcgctaaaagaggtacatttaaagtgttaatatataatctgaatcaaaatatgcatgattttatattttacctaacttatatgatttttaggcatccgctcgggagtcacaacaagtgacgcagcaggttcgtagtgtaccacccagtggtcctccgaagcaagcggcaagaaaaggcggtgcttttgtgcctcgataccgggcgacactcgcaacaatggttgatatgtccgatatgaaggatggtgctttacgggaaatcgatatggatgaaagtgtcttcggtattgagttcaagtcacatattacaattgatgacttgcaagagatttttaaccaagatcaactaggcgtcagtaatatgcattcatacatccggtaatattcactcatccgatatattatttaattagtcccacaatataatttatttacacttttcaatgaaaagaatctaatgtttattatgtttttatttaaggttgttgtatgacagagtgttgcgcgggactgcattgtctaacagattccggttcgtgtcttccgcccattgcagcggaatggaaattgtttcggatccggaatctgttagacagcacttagtcgatagattcatgtccaccggcaatacagaatgtctgcatctttgggcgtataatacccgaccagtagggttagtttctcattctttattcatctaatctctgtttctttagtgtatagcaatattttcatataacctattgttttaatttatagagcacactggttgctgcttgctatcaacccgataagggaagtcgtgtattatctgaattcggtaaagggtgaatggaccaattatccggccatgaaggaaatcgttgatttgtaagtaggatcgttctaaatatatattcgtgtatatttatatatttacttatttgtgggattgatctaaacatatgcttttatatatttgttaattagatcaatacaagtattccgtagtcaacgggacgtacaggtatcccggactaaatcaaacaacatcacctggatcgaagtgcaggtacattacttttcacaaatttgctcataatatttatgctacttggtaaaacaagacaacttatatagaatcttatttgtttttctatgtagtgtccgctacagcgtaacagttcagactgcggatactttgtattgaggtttatgaaagaaatcattcaggcgaatcaattagagattcctcccacggtataaagttataacttaagataatttcatataatttattacatttacctaaatatattattcatattatgtttttgttttatagtaccttgacgaattccgtgctgctgggtactcgaagctaaagttagaagaaatcaaagaggaattgtgtcaattttatattaagctatttttcatgcagatttgaactataatattgttgattttgtaatgatgtatatatataattttgtaatgatgtatatatataattttggatattataatggtatatattagtatatatattgtcttactgatggctgaaataatttagtcgaaaatatattacaggtcgaaaatatattacaggtcgaaaatattacaggtcgaaaacattacaggtcgactgggaggattaaattataggctgcacataaaaatacctcatttagcaactacagcgcttcttaaaagcgctcttaaaggtccacatactagagcgcttcttagtaaaagcgctggcaaagaccagtaaaaaagcaaaaaaaattaaaaaattacgcagcatacaaaagcgcttttggaaagcgctctggtaggcccccctatgagagcgctttttctggaaaaagcgctctcataggggggcctaccagagcgctttccaaaagcgcttttgtatgctgcgtaattttttaattttttttgcttttttactggtctttgccagcgcttttactaagaagcgctcttaaaggggggtctaccagagcgctttttccaggaaagcgctctaatagggggacctaccagagcgctttttccaggaaagcgctcttaaagggggggtctaccagagcgcttttaaaagcgctttcgtagcctacgccagcgctggctatggcagcgctttaaagcgctgttaaaggccaaaaaaagcgctgtgaaagctgttccgtgttgtagtgGTTAGTCGTCACAAGAAGTAACTATTTTATCACTTATCATAATTATTTATAAGGATAGACttatcaattttttgtttttgttttccaatACATTTATATCACAATTTACCTTCAATAAAGACACACAACAATGTGTCATAAATTATCATAACTCAGAATACAACTACAAACTATATTGACAAGTGTTATACCATCTATATTGAAGCTCATATGAAGGCATATATTTGACTATGGTCTTTAAATCAACTTTAAGTTAACTTTTTTTAAACcaacttgattttttttgtttgtgtgtgTATATGTAATGGTGTAGATTTTATATCAATatactaataaaaaaaaaaaattagctcATGAAAAATTCAATTGATATATGACATGGATTGAACGTAGCaaatcttttttatatatataaaaacgaGAGCTTTAAAAGTATGGCCAAAATTGGAAAATTTTGACCAATTACCACCAACTTGGACAATATTTAACAtactaattttatttgtataagatCCTTTTCTTAAGCTAGATTGAATGGATATAAAATAGTCTTACAAAACACAACGGTTATCCACTCAATTTTCTCCTAAATATAGAACCACAATTTTCACATCTTCAATCTTTTCAACCATTATTTAAAGCCTTCAAGTTTCTTAAAAAAAACACTCACACACCCAAGCAATATGCTGCCTACACACTAAACATTTCTTGGTTTAATTGGCATTGGTGCTAAGGAGGTCATTTAATTGAAAGATTAATCCTAAGACCTTAGCAATCCTTGCCAGAAAAACCAAGAAAAATATCATATAAACTTTTGCAAAACCAACAATAAAaagcaaattaaaatataaacattGTAATAAAAATGGCAAGTAAAATTGCCATTATTTTCTTGGTTTTTGCTATTGCTATTCCATGCTTTGAAGCTGGTATAGCTGAGTTTGATGATTATCTTAAAGCACAAGCTGATTTAGCTCGTGATATTGCTCTTAAGTCTTATATTCCTAATCCAGAAAATATTACAACCGAGATCAATCTACATGTCCATAGGTAATTTACTATAACTCGTCTCTTGTTATATGatcaaatatattataaatttattcatatttaatatCATATTTGAGTTGCGTACAATGACTATCTTGACCTTCTAAATGTATGTATCTCGGTTGTCTGATCAAGATTGAACaatctttataaattttaaatttggaTCGTTCAATCTTGACAAAACGACCGATCAAAATGTGTATAGTTTTTGTGAATTTGGAGAATTGATGAATCTGACAAATGATTGATTGAATTGTATTTAGGGCTATGGAAGAGTCAATGGCGGAGGAATATTCAAATAGCACAAGGAGGGAACTAAATCAAGGAGGACATAAACGCCGAGGTGGTAAAGAACAACCTTGCATGGCCTCTAATCCAATTGACCGTTGTTGGAGGTGTAACAAGGATTGGGCCAAAGATCGTCAAAAGTTAGCCAAATGTGGTAAAGGTTTCGGTAGAAAGGCCGTAGGAGGACTTGGTGGAAGGTTCTATGTTGTCACAGATCCTTCCGACAATGATATGGTTAACCCAAAACCTGGCACTCTCCGTTTTGGGGCCGTTCAAAAGGGACCACTTTGGATTATTTTTGCACATAGCATGGTCATTAGATTGAATCAAGAGTTGATGGTTTCATCCGACAAGACAATCGACGGTCGTGGTGCTGAAGTTCATATTAGGGATGGTGCTGGAATTACAATGCAATTCGTTAACAATGTCATTATTCATGGTCTTCACCTAAAGAACATTAAGGCTAAGAATGGCGGTATGATTAGAGATGCTTTTGATCATGTTGGACTAAGAACAAGGAGCGATGGCGATGCCCTCTCCGTCTTTGGTTCATCAAACATCTGGATTGATCATATTTCTCTATCCGAATGTGAGGATGGTCTTATTGATGTTATTCAAGGCTCTACCGCAATTACCATCTCAAATTGCCATATGACAAAACATAATGATGTAAGTACAACCAAAATGTTTCATGGTCGATCATTTTTTTCTCAAACACCTGATTAATCACGTGCAAAACTGTGGTTAATTCAGTCAACTTATATAACTTATAGTACAAGTAACTATTTTTTTTCTCAGACACGTAATAATCACATACAAAACCGTGGTTAATTCAGTCGACTTATAACTTATGACACAAGTAACTAATTTATCAGACGAATGCATCTATATATTTCAGGTTATGTTGTTCGGAGCTAGTGATAAATACACCGAAGACAAGATTATGCAAATCACAGTTGCATTCAACCATTTTGGACAAGGATTAATCCAAAGAATGCCAAGATGCAGATGGGGATTTTTCCATGTCTTGAACAACGATTACACACATTGGATCATGTACGCAATTGGTGGAAGCTCCGGTCCAACAATTCTCAGTCAAGGAAACCGATTCATCGCTCCTAACAACAATGCTGCAAAGATAGTCACACATAGAGATTATGCAGCCGAAAGTGTTTGGTCGCAATGGCAATGGAGATCAGAAGGTGATATGTTCATGAATGGTGCAACATTTATTCAATCTGGTGCTCCTATTAAGAATCTCCCATTCAAGAAAGGGTATCTGATGAAACCAAGACATGGATCAGAAGCTAATAGGCTTACACGCTTTGCTGGGGCACTTAGTTGCAAGGTGGGTAGGCCTTGTTAGAAAAATATGTTAATTTAAGTACTCATTGGTGTGTACTtaaatttatatgaaaaatataataagaaCATAATGATTATTAGGAATTTTAGTCTTTCTTTAGCTTTGATCTtacaaaaaaataagaaagaaattaaAAGGATATAAACATGTCTtttaaaaagaaagagaaaactaaAATAATGAGTTcatcaaactaaaaaaaattctcatattttacatcaacattAATAGTGTAGCATTCTCTTTCAACCAAAgacaaattattaaaaatttcaaaaataaaaatctatCAATTGATTTTGTACTTGTTGCCTCAACAACCTCAAGTGCTTTAGAGATCTCAGCCATCAATGctaccattttttttaaaattcaattctTGATTTTCTCTTTGGTATATAAACCACTACTAATCCAGATTTAGACTAAATTTTaatagtgttttttttttctatttataaaaaccattgttttatttatttatttatactaaCACAATTTTTTCCTTAACATTAAAACTTATAAAGTAAAAAATTGTCATAGTATTTTTAAGATCAGAATTAATAGTAGCAGAAAATAGAAGCAATAAAGtaaataacataaattaaaaGACAAGGGATAGAGAGATGACTCTAGAGAATTATATTGGTTTGGCCGAAGGTTGGTCTATTTTTAAGAGATCTTCTTGAGATTTGAATAATATTGAGATTTTACAGATTATGTCCACAAACTTTTGATATAAGTTAATCAAGAGATTTTACATTGGCTTATCCCCAACAAAAAGTGAGCTTCTCCATGAACTGAACTCACGAACCGAGTAGAGATTTTATTAGCTGATCTCAATAACAAGACATATCTTTTTTAGGATGCGTTCTATAACTAAACAGGGATTTTTAAATggtttatctcaagaaacaaactCAAT
The Vicia villosa cultivar HV-30 ecotype Madison, WI linkage group LG6, Vvil1.0, whole genome shotgun sequence genome window above contains:
- the LOC131611157 gene encoding pectate lyase-like translates to MASKIAIIFLVFAIAIPCFEAGIAEFDDYLKAQADLARDIALKSYIPNPENITTEINLHVHRAMEESMAEEYSNSTRRELNQGGHKRRGGKEQPCMASNPIDRCWRCNKDWAKDRQKLAKCGKGFGRKAVGGLGGRFYVVTDPSDNDMVNPKPGTLRFGAVQKGPLWIIFAHSMVIRLNQELMVSSDKTIDGRGAEVHIRDGAGITMQFVNNVIIHGLHLKNIKAKNGGMIRDAFDHVGLRTRSDGDALSVFGSSNIWIDHISLSECEDGLIDVIQGSTAITISNCHMTKHNDVMLFGASDKYTEDKIMQITVAFNHFGQGLIQRMPRCRWGFFHVLNNDYTHWIMYAIGGSSGPTILSQGNRFIAPNNNAAKIVTHRDYAAESVWSQWQWRSEGDMFMNGATFIQSGAPIKNLPFKKGYLMKPRHGSEANRLTRFAGALSCKVGRPC